The proteins below come from a single Asanoa ferruginea genomic window:
- a CDS encoding DoxX family protein, with the protein MNVVLWIIAILLGLAFIAAGLMKILQPKEKLIETGLGWVETFAPGHVKIIGALDLLAGVGLILPAAVGVAEVLVPLAAVGIVLLMIGAVVVHGRRRETPMVIANLVLLVLAAVVAWGRFGPYSF; encoded by the coding sequence ATGAACGTCGTGTTATGGATCATCGCGATCCTGCTCGGCCTCGCCTTCATCGCTGCCGGTCTGATGAAGATCCTGCAGCCGAAGGAGAAGCTGATCGAGACCGGGCTGGGCTGGGTCGAGACCTTCGCGCCCGGGCACGTCAAGATCATCGGTGCGCTCGACCTCCTGGCCGGCGTTGGCCTGATCCTCCCGGCCGCCGTCGGCGTCGCCGAGGTCCTCGTGCCGCTCGCCGCCGTCGGCATCGTGCTCCTGATGATCGGCGCGGTGGTCGTGCACGGCCGCCGGCGGGAGACGCCGATGGTGATCGCCAACCTGGTCCTGCTGGTGCTGGCGGCCGTGGTGGCGTGGGGCCGCTTCGGCCCCTACTCCTTCTAG
- the glmM gene encoding phosphoglucosamine mutase has translation MGRLFGTDGVRGKANVDLTPELALAVAVAAARTLAEVDRSHPPLAVVGRDPRASGEMLEAATVAGLTSAGANVLRVGVLPTPAVAYLVGETKADFGVMLSASHNPMPDNGIKIFAAGGHKLPDDIEHRIEAAIEAGTDGWTRPTGAAVGRVHDLLDGADHYVQHLVGSNSQPLAGLKVVVDCANGAAADIAPVVYREAGAEVIAIHAEPDGLNINDGCGSTHLDAVRAAVVEHGADLGIALDGDADRCLAVTADGTEVDGDQIMAILALAMREAGTLTSDTFVTTVMSNLGLKIAMKQEGVGLVETKVGDRYVLDELRASGLALGGEQSGHIIMPAYATTGDGVLAGLHLLARIAATGKSLAELAAVVTKLPQVLINVPVGDRTTAAQQPAVRDAAAAAEAELGDTGRVLLRPSGTEQLVRVMVEAATAETAQEVAERLAAVVRTASPV, from the coding sequence ATGGGCCGTCTCTTCGGCACCGATGGGGTACGTGGCAAGGCCAACGTCGACCTCACCCCCGAGCTCGCGCTCGCCGTGGCGGTCGCGGCCGCCCGTACCCTCGCCGAAGTCGATCGGTCCCACCCGCCGCTGGCCGTTGTCGGCCGTGATCCCCGGGCGTCCGGCGAGATGCTCGAAGCGGCCACCGTCGCGGGCCTGACCAGCGCCGGCGCCAACGTGTTGCGGGTCGGCGTGCTGCCCACCCCGGCGGTCGCCTACCTGGTCGGCGAGACCAAGGCCGACTTCGGCGTCATGCTCTCGGCCTCGCACAACCCGATGCCCGACAACGGCATCAAGATCTTCGCGGCCGGCGGGCACAAGCTGCCCGACGACATCGAGCACCGGATCGAAGCGGCGATCGAGGCCGGCACCGACGGCTGGACCCGGCCGACCGGCGCCGCCGTGGGCCGCGTGCACGACCTGCTCGACGGCGCCGACCACTACGTGCAGCACCTGGTCGGCTCCAACAGCCAGCCGCTTGCCGGGCTCAAGGTCGTCGTCGACTGCGCCAACGGCGCGGCCGCCGACATCGCACCGGTCGTCTACCGCGAGGCGGGCGCCGAGGTGATCGCGATCCACGCCGAGCCCGACGGCCTCAACATCAACGACGGGTGCGGCTCGACCCACCTCGACGCGGTCCGGGCCGCGGTCGTCGAGCACGGCGCCGACCTGGGCATCGCGCTCGACGGCGACGCCGACCGCTGCCTCGCGGTGACCGCCGACGGCACCGAGGTCGACGGCGACCAGATCATGGCCATCCTGGCGCTCGCCATGCGCGAGGCCGGCACGCTGACCAGCGACACGTTCGTCACCACCGTGATGAGCAATCTGGGCCTGAAGATCGCCATGAAGCAGGAAGGCGTCGGGCTGGTCGAGACCAAGGTCGGCGACCGCTACGTGCTCGACGAGCTGCGCGCCTCCGGCCTCGCGCTGGGCGGGGAGCAGAGCGGACACATCATCATGCCGGCGTACGCGACCACGGGTGACGGCGTGCTCGCCGGCCTGCACCTGCTGGCTCGCATCGCCGCGACCGGGAAGTCGCTGGCCGAGCTGGCCGCCGTGGTCACCAAGCTGCCGCAGGTGCTGATCAACGTGCCGGTCGGTGACCGCACCACCGCCGCGCAGCAGCCGGCCGTGCGCGACGCGGCGGCCGCGGCCGAGGCCGAGCTGGGCGACACCGGCCGGGTGCTGCTCCGCCCGTCGGGCACCGAGCAGCTGGTCCGGGTGATGGTCGAGGCGGCGACGGCCGAGACCGCACAGGAGGTCGCGGAGCGGCTGGCGGCGGTCGTTCGTACCGCATCACCGGTCTGA
- the rpsI gene encoding 30S ribosomal protein S9: MTDISAPTPVAVAEATAPAPAPATRAPRGDRPIQTVGRRKEAIVRVRIVPGTGKITCNGRELEEYFPSKVHQQLIREPLGTVEKAEAFDVVANLRGGGITGQAGALRLGIARALITNEPDDRPALKKAGFLTRDARVKESKKYGLKKARKAPQYSKR; this comes from the coding sequence ATGACCGACATCAGCGCGCCCACTCCGGTCGCCGTCGCCGAGGCCACCGCTCCGGCACCCGCGCCCGCTACCCGCGCACCGCGCGGCGACCGTCCGATCCAGACCGTCGGGCGGCGCAAGGAAGCCATCGTCCGGGTGCGCATCGTGCCGGGCACCGGCAAGATCACCTGCAACGGCCGCGAGCTCGAGGAATACTTCCCGAGCAAGGTGCACCAGCAGCTCATCCGTGAGCCGCTCGGCACCGTCGAGAAGGCCGAGGCGTTCGACGTCGTCGCCAACCTGCGTGGCGGCGGCATCACGGGTCAGGCCGGCGCGCTGCGCCTCGGCATCGCCCGTGCGCTGATCACCAACGAACCCGATGACCGCCCGGCGCTCAAGAAGGCCGGCTTCCTCACCCGTGACGCTCGCGTCAAGGAGAGCAAGAAATACGGTCTCAAGAAGGCCCGTAAGGCTCCGCAGTACTCCAAGCGTTGA
- the rplM gene encoding 50S ribosomal protein L13 has protein sequence MRTYSPKPGEIERQWLIIDASDVVLGRLATHAATLLRGKHKPTFAPHVDTGDFVVIINAGKVALTGNKRETKVAYRHSGYPGGLKQVAYSELLEKRPEHAVELAVKGMLPHNKLSRQLIKKLKVYPGAEHPHAAQQPVPFEIKQIAQ, from the coding sequence GTGCGTACGTACAGCCCGAAGCCGGGTGAGATCGAGCGTCAGTGGCTCATCATCGACGCGTCTGACGTCGTGCTGGGCCGGTTGGCCACCCACGCGGCCACGTTGCTGCGCGGCAAGCACAAGCCCACTTTCGCCCCCCACGTTGACACCGGTGACTTCGTTGTGATCATCAACGCTGGCAAGGTCGCGCTGACGGGCAACAAGCGTGAGACCAAGGTGGCCTACCGGCACTCCGGCTACCCGGGCGGGCTCAAGCAGGTCGCCTACTCCGAGCTGCTGGAAAAGCGCCCCGAGCACGCGGTCGAGCTTGCCGTCAAGGGCATGCTCCCGCACAACAAGCTCAGCCGTCAGCTCATCAAGAAGCTGAAGGTCTACCCCGGCGCCGAGCACCCGCACGCCGCCCAGCAGCCGGTGCCTTTCGAGATCAAGCAGATCGCGCAGTGA